The Vigna radiata var. radiata cultivar VC1973A chromosome 6, Vradiata_ver6, whole genome shotgun sequence DNA segment AATCCCAATTGCTTTTCGATTTAATAGaaccctaattccctttttttatttaactgaaTCCTAatccccttttttttatttaactgaaCCCTAATTCtctttttaattacaatttataaaataatgctCATTACCATTTTTTAATCAATGCTCTGAACGCCACGTATCACTCAGTTTCCTGCCATGTTTCACCTGATacttaacgatttttaacggcaggggctaatttgtttgaaattagtacttataagaactcaattgggaatgtttaaaagaaagagaccaaattggaaataccttacgaaaatagggacgcctaaatgattttaacatattaatgacgattaaaattataatatttagcaattaaacattttcacaaatgaaatttttagtgattaaaataactatttgaattatatatgtcaaaaaatatttttgtgacaAATATTATAACAGCTgatatttttctagaaaaaaaattataacaattaaaaacaattatgatttattcttatttaataattctctattaaattataactattaaTGACAGCCCGAGagtaagttatatatatatatatatatatatatatatatatatatatatatatatatatatatatatttNNNNNNNNNNNNNNNNNNNNNNNNNNNNNNtattttttttttttttttttttttttatcatttaacactttttaaaggtttaaactgtcaagttatttaaaatatatttctatgttttctaaattttaattattaattttataataaataaaataggttttccTCTGCCTTTACGTCTTTGTTCGAactccctcttccattccctccTTCGTTCCCGCGCTCCCGTTCTCGCACTCGTCTTTGTTGGGTTGATTTCGCACTCCTTGTTGTTGTAGTTCTTCAATCCCTGTCTGTAAGATACTTCGAACCCTATTTTATTTGCATTTCATAGGTTTTGTGGTTAGTGTTGGTTTTGAAAAAAAGCTCAAATTTCATAGTTTTGTCTTgggaggattttttttttttgaaatggtTATTGTTAGGGTTTGATGCGATTTGGGATTTCTATTACTTTTGGGTTAGGGCATTGACATAAGTTGGTTGTCTGCAGGTATGTTGTGTTTGTGGCAAAAGTTACACTCTGTTGTTACACCTAAGTGGCAATTAGGTTTTCCTTAAGTGGTAACATGAGATAATCTTTTTGTGCAATAAAACAGGGTCTGAAATATGctgaatttttaattagaaaattcaGAAATAGTTGAAATAAGCTCTCGCGTTTGCGTTACATGTTTCTATTTActtgatttaaatatttgatatctAACTTGACTAGGACTAAAATAGTTAAtcttccaaattaaaaaaggtaatctctcaaatttaaaagataaaataatttttagaaaaagtattttaatttcttaaatttaatgtttagcATTTAAAAGCATGATGTTTGGggcttaattattattttcaatttgaattcCATGTACAGGTGAATATATTTGTAaggaagtaaaagaaaaaaacaggtaaggaaaaaattatcaaaatacttTTCTTAAGCTCAAGAtccaattatataaattaaaacgtTCATGGTGTGGTGGGTCCCAAGATATATGCATAAAACTGTGAGGATTTGAGGGATAGTCGTGTAGTTTAATGGCATTGCTTGCTttcatgtaaaataataaattcgaAATTATTTATGGCTTATGAGTAAGGTTGCTCGTGAAACCAAAAAAGAGCTACATGCTCTCTGTAATACCGCATGccaaattattattcaaactGACTTTCTAGATAAAGGGTCAGGTAATTGTGTTGCATTCTAATCTAACTCTGTTTTTTTGTTCTGCAGAAACTCTTGACGAAGGAGAGACATCACACTtaatttcattctatttttctttggtttgatCGGTACAGTTAAGCAATGAAGTTTGACAGAACAGATGCTCTGTCAATTTTGTCACAAATTAAGCGTCAGGATAAACAGATTAAACTTAAGAGTAGGTAAGATACTCATTCTAGTATCGcaaccttgttttttttttcttttttctgtgttagatttcaattatattaatcTGAAATTGGTGCAGATGGTTACTTGGCATTCCTCCCACAAGATATGAgaggaagaagttgaaaaaatatttcaaaaataggTTAGTGCGTCATTTGTTCAATGATTTTGGTCCTAGGTTTTCACTCTaatgacattttatttttccttttgatcAATAGGTATTTATCTGAGTCTTTGATCAGAGAAGAGGATGTAAGCATTactatttctttatatttattgtaactATGGTTAGTTGCATTACTATTTGAATGATAAATTGACAATCTAGTAATTGTCAGATGTTTTATGAGTCAGTAAAAACTCATCTTGAAGATGCCGATGGAGAACACTGCTTTGAACAAGAGAACGATATTCCTAAGGGTGATATGGATTTGATTCAAACACTGAACATGAAAAGGTTGATATCACCGTTGCTTGATAATTTGACTACCAAGGGTCTCTATCTTCTCGCTATGATAGTTACTGGTAGTTCATTTAAGTCTGAAATAACTCGTTGCAAAATGAAAAGGGTTATCAAGGATTCCCTTTCGTGTGTTCTGGGCAGCAAAAGCCGCCATAATCATCTGGATACttgtaaacaaatttttttacttCTCAACAATCCACAGAATTTTCGAGACAGGTGTGAGCCTTTGGGTGCATTGAGATCCCTCTCTTATCATGCTGCGGCAGAAAAGGCATTACACAGTCTTCAAAACTTGCCATCTCAGACCTTGATTGCAATGCGTAGAAAACTTAAAGGAGTGAAAGCACCAGTACCGCAGTTACAACCCCGCAAGCATGGATGGGCAAGAGACCATCTAATCAAGCTAGTGAAGAAGATCAGTATGGAAATGCTTTCAAAACTTGATAGAGAAAGTGAGTTGCCAGAGCCATTAGCCAAAGCTATGGCAGTAGCAGACTTATCACTAAAACTCACAACTGGTTCTCATAACATGTTTTCAAAAGAATTTTATCAATTCTCCCCTGAGGTGAAGTCCTTGCAAAGTGATATTATTAAGGCTATATGGTCTGTTAAGAAAGTAACGACAGTGCCAGAGCTAAGAAATTTACAGCTTCTCATAGAACCAAAGGCTACAATATCAAACCGGTGCATTCGGACaacttttgtaaattttttaactgAATTTCTTTTTGAGTGCAGTGATATGGATAGTGTTCCGAAGTCTCTATCACAGACCCTAGATGTTATTAACAGAGGTCCTAATAATGGTGGCATGTACAATGTACTATTCAAAAAGAAGTATATCGAGGAAGAAGTTGACTGCATACTAAACATTGGTGCTTTGACAAAACAAATTGTTTTGGATTTGTTGCCtgatgataaatttgataaagaCTTTACTGATGCTTACATGGAGCAATTAGAAGAAAGTGATGACAGTGACAGCGACAGCGACGAGGATGGTGGTAGTCAACTTCAGGAGGACATACGATTCGGAAATGGATCATTTGATTCAATCGATACATGCAATGAAGTTGAAAGTATTGGAGATTTTGTGCCATTTGAGTTCCTTTCTTGTACCATCAAAATTGAGGAAAATGTTTCATCTTCTCCACTTACAGTTAGTGGTAGGTTGAATAGTGGTTCTGAACGACTTCAACCTAATAAATGTTGTAGTGTAAATTTGGAATCTGAATTTCACAATACTACACATAACATGTTAACTGACCAATGCCAAGGAGAAAGCACAGAGCATTTTAGTACATTTATGGCTGGCAAAAACAATAATTCTTCGTTTGTTTCACCTGACAGAGAGTTGGATGAAAAGGTTGTAAAGAGAAATCATTTGTTTGAATCTGTTACTAAAATAGCTGCAACGGACACAACTAATTTGTTTTCTGAGGAGAAAGAACCTGTGCCCACTAAGCACAGTGCATGCAAAAACCAATACCTTGCTATCCAAGATGCTTGTGATAAGACAAGTATGCTTGCATATAGTCTTGTAGGTCGTATGTTGCATGAGTTTGTCCAAACCGAAGGCCTAGATTTAAACATGAGCAAGAGTTTATACCTCAACCGTAATAATCTCACCGAAGATGTTGAAGGTATTGAAAGTTTATGCTATCTTACCTAttataaccaaaatatatatcatactATGCCTACCAATTTAAAGATGTTGTTTGATCATATTGCTACTATACATtgtattaaaagtaaatttcatTCTATGACAAGATTTTGTCCTTTGTGAAACTTGAACAAAGTAAAACATGTCGGTAtacctttatttattattgaatgaaaTGTCATTTGTCTCACCCACAGAAACtatcttttcctttcctttcctttttttttttttttttttttttttttttttttttttttttccgatTTTCTTGCATGTTCTCAGTTCATGCTACATACTAATGGTAACTGTAATTTTTTGTAAAGCCTAAGATTGTTTCATTCATTGAATGCGTAGTAGTTTAGCCATAACTCTGTCATGTCTGCTTTAGATGTGCTGAATTTGgaacttatttttaaagataGAGGCCAAATTCTTATATATGCATTTCCACATTGCTAAATTCTTACTTATGTACAACTCTATCAAAGTCCCCATTTTATCATACAAGCATTTTACCGCGAAATGTCCTTTTTGTCACCCAGGGAAACTGTATCTGTTTTCTGGAAACCATTTCTTTTCTCAGTCTTGCATGTGGCAGTTCATGGTACGTACTGATATAACTCTGTCATGTCCGCTTTAGATGTACTGAATTTGcaacttatttttaaagttagagGCCAAATTCTCATATATGCATTTCCACATTGCTAAAATCTTTCTTATGTACAATTCCATCAAAGTCCCCATTTTATCATACCAGCATTTTACCACGAAATGTCCTTTTTATCACCCACAGAAACTGTATCCTTTTTTCTGGAAACCACTTCTTTTCTTAGTCTTGCATGTGCTCAGTTCATGGTACGTACTAATGGTAACTGCAATTATTCGTAAAACCTAAGATTGTTTCATTTTGTGAATGCATAGTAGTTAAACCATAATTTTGTCATATGTTTGCTGTAGGAGTGCTACattttgaacttatttttaaacttaGGCCAAATTCTCATATGCGTTTCCGCACTGCAAAATTCTTATCTCAAAAGTTACAGCTCCATCAAAGTCCCCATTTTATCTAACCAATATTTTACCACGTAATGTTTGCAAATAATATGTTGCATATCTTGATGGATTATTGCTGATTCCTTACCAAAATATGTCGGATTTCAAATCCCACTGACTGCTTGGCTGGATACTATTGAATTTGAGATGATGAAAACTGTTAGATGCTTTTTCTGTAGCCAATGCAATAGAGATGGAGCAATGAAAATTGGGGATCGTCTTGCTTTGTATTCTTAATGTTTTCCTTGTgtctttttctatttatattttaagctGAATATGAAATGGGGTCAGGATATGATGGCATGTAACAAAAAAAACCCTACTACTATCATGCCTTGTGCATAGGTTTTTGTGATAAACATCTAGTGCTTTGGCATACATctataaattatgaatatagacATTTGATAGGTTGAATCCAATACTCTGCTAGTATCATTGTGCAGTCTAAATTGATTAGCCTGTTCTATTATATGCAGATATAGAAGAGCAGTCATCATTTAGGAAACATGCAAGAGATTTTGTTCAAGTAATTGAAGAGTTGATTCCTTCCTTTCCAAATAGGTATTTGGTACATTCTTCAAATATGATTACATAACTTAATAGTGTTGTACTTAACGTGCATGCTTCTTTTCCTAGATAATCCGTTTAGTTGAAAACTTGTTACTTGCTTCATTCATTGCATCGTGTGGATTACCACTCAGATTCAAGGCAGATATATTAGATGCTTACATAGGCATATAAACGCATagtaaaaatccaaaattatgtCTCTTTAACTACGAGTAACTCGTGCTTTGGACACTGCAGTAGCATGGAAAGACTGAAGATTTTGATGGGCTCACAATAACGGAACTCAGGGTTTCAGgttcaaacattttcaaatagGCTTGACCCAGTTGTGAGCTTGCTTGGTGTGAGCTTTACCCTTCCCTCCAAGGAATTTTTGTCACAAATGGATTCTCTGCCATAACAAAAAGAGCTCGCCACAGAggaatcttataattttaagcCTCCATCAATTCTTGCTACAACGGATGGATAGCCTTGTCATCGAGTTTATTGCATCGCTGTAGTTGTTGAGAAGAATGGAAGCACCATGGTGTAAGTGTTGTATGCTTTATTTGAGTACATTTTGGTGCGAAAATTCAACGACTGGGAATTGCTGGAATGTTTTAGTGTGCGGCATTTATTAATGATAACATTAATTGCAATTTGTTATTGTGAAACAGCCCTTACATAGTTCCTAAATCGAAACTAAAATGTTATTGAATTGCTGCTGAAACCTGTTTAGGTTAATATGATTGTGTGTTGTTTCAGAATGATAGAACTCTTAGTAATATAGGATttggtatatatattttggtgttATAGTTATGTTTAGATACtgtaataacattttatatgttCTCTTTGAATTAAGAATTTatagtaatttaatattattaaaaaggatGTTAATATGATTCTCTTGTGCAGATATCTTCCCTTGTCACTCAGCGCTCCTTGTTTGATTGCTGCCACAACATTCTATGGAGAGTATATTTTATTCTACTTTCACTCAACAACACACAAAGGCCTTGAAGGCTATTATTACCATGTCTTCCTTGTTTCATTTGGCTTTCCCCATTGTTCATTGTTCTTTTGGGAACTGTAGCAGCCTATGGCTTTGCAGCTTCAACATATATGTCAACTGTGAATAACTTGCAACCAATTCAActgtaaaaaatatgaaatacagTAATTTGATGAAGTATTTCATATTTGTAAATTATGAGCCTTATTATGATTTGCAGGATTATACTAGGCTATTAAatagtttgtttattttgaagtaataaaaaaacattgattataaaataattttaaaattatagaaaataattcaattaatttaaagaaatatatgatAAAGATTTTATCGGAGTTGGGTTTgggtttcataaatataaaaatatcaaacaacaTACTTTTAAGTTCTATTTTAGGATTCACATcaaatttgaaaagttttaatGTCTTAACTATacgattaaattttaataataaaagttctAATGTTTTAGCAATTTTTTTAAGCTTAAAATTATGATGTGAatgattaattgttttatatgtctagcatatatgaaatttattagatattttatcctaatcaatttttttaaacaattttttaactaaaatgtATTACTAAATATGCAATTAATAAGTATGtcattaagaatatttttattaattatattcatattcttaattacatgtttattaattaataaaaatatattgataatgaAAATAGTTACATCTCACTTTGAGAAGTCTATCTTTCTTAagtcttttatttatagaattttcttGAGTTTGTTTGAATGGGATAGTATCTGAAATTTggacttaattttttaatttaaattcttcGATAACTTATTTAGTTGagataattttcaattttaagtgattttcatctatttgatttttataattgaagTAATCATTTATtcgttttttctaattaaagtaactcaatatatttataattattttttattaaaatattctttaatcttctataaattttacttacctgcataaattcatcttttatattttttgaagtaaattttatattcatcttatctttatataatcttttataagtatgaaattgtttataataattctCATACCATCAGGTACTTATTTCTATAATGtccaaatattaattaattaacttttaataaaaaaaaccacaataaatatgatattattaagaattgaatgtaaaaaaagataaatatttattttaaatgttaaaaattataaaatatattataatgacataaatattgaaacataatattaaataataatggtataaatttcaaataattaaaaaaataataaacaattacatacaattaaaattttatgataattacaTGTGtgtatcttaaaatataatatattattggaaCGAAATTGCATCATGTAAGAAATGTGTCATCAAAATTATGACGAAGAGAAAAGTATCTTGAAATCTAAACTAATAAAGTGTTGAATAAGTCAATTGAattaagaagaaagaaattcttttatagaaaaataatgattaatcaaatgaaatgaaacaaaacactaaaaaaaaacagttttttaaattacttaataaactataaacatttataataatctaaaataaaaacatgaatgaCACAACTATGTATTTGTCATTCtcattaatacaaatatttatcatcaaaatgaaaaggatttgTCATCCCTCATTCTAGTAACTAATAATTTAACACAGTTGAAA contains these protein-coding regions:
- the LOC106764126 gene encoding uncharacterized protein LOC106764126, translating into MKFDRTDALSILSQIKRQDKQIKLKSRWLLGIPPTRYERKKLKKYFKNRYLSESLIREEDMFYESVKTHLEDADGEHCFEQENDIPKGDMDLIQTLNMKRLISPLLDNLTTKGLYLLAMIVTGSSFKSEITRCKMKRVIKDSLSCVLGSKSRHNHLDTCKQIFLLLNNPQNFRDRCEPLGALRSLSYHAAAEKALHSLQNLPSQTLIAMRRKLKGVKAPVPQLQPRKHGWARDHLIKLVKKISMEMLSKLDRESELPEPLAKAMAVADLSLKLTTGSHNMFSKEFYQFSPEVKSLQSDIIKAIWSVKKVTTVPELRNLQLLIEPKATISNRCIRTTFVNFLTEFLFECSDMDSVPKSLSQTLDVINRGPNNGGMYNVLFKKKYIEEEVDCILNIGALTKQIVLDLLPDDKFDKDFTDAYMEQLEESDDSDSDSDEDGGSQLQEDIRFGNGSFDSIDTCNEVESIGDFVPFEFLSCTIKIEENVSSSPLTVSGRLNSGSERLQPNKCCSVNLESEFHNTTHNMLTDQCQGESTEHFSTFMAGKNNNSSFVSPDRELDEKVVKRNHLFESVTKIAATDTTNLFSEEKEPVPTKHSACKNQYLAIQDACDKTSMLAYSLVGRMLHEFVQTEGLDLNMSKSLYLNRNNLTEDVEDIEEQSSFRKHARDFVQVIEELIPSFPNSSMERLKILMGSQ